A portion of the Streptomyces sp. YPW6 genome contains these proteins:
- a CDS encoding aldo/keto reductase, with the protein MRYTQLGRTGLKVSRLVLGTMNFGPQTNESDSHAIMDSALGAGLNFFDTANVYGWGENKGRTEEILGTWFAQGGGRRDKVVLATKMYGNMGADGEAWPNHDKLSAVNIRRAVDASLKRLQTDHIDLYQFHHVDRNTPFDEIWQAIDVLVQQGKILYAGSSNFSGYKIAQANEQAARRGSLGLVSEQCIYNLVERRAEMEVIPAAQEYGLGVIPWSPLHGGLLGGVIRKTAEGGRRASGRAADALADPATRDRLQAYEDLLDKHGLEPGEAALAWLLTRPGVTGPIVGPRTADQLDSALRALELDLPEEVLTGLDEIFPGPGPSPEAFAW; encoded by the coding sequence ATGAGGTACACACAGCTCGGACGTACGGGACTCAAGGTCAGCCGGCTCGTCCTCGGGACGATGAACTTCGGCCCGCAGACCAACGAGTCGGACAGTCACGCGATCATGGACTCCGCGCTCGGCGCGGGCCTGAACTTCTTCGACACGGCCAACGTCTACGGCTGGGGCGAGAACAAGGGGCGCACCGAGGAGATCCTCGGCACCTGGTTCGCCCAGGGCGGCGGCCGGAGGGACAAGGTGGTCCTGGCCACCAAGATGTACGGGAACATGGGCGCCGACGGCGAGGCCTGGCCCAACCACGACAAGCTCTCCGCCGTGAACATCCGGCGTGCGGTCGACGCCTCGCTGAAGCGCCTGCAGACCGACCACATCGACCTGTACCAGTTCCACCACGTCGACCGGAACACGCCCTTCGACGAGATCTGGCAGGCGATCGACGTCCTGGTCCAGCAGGGCAAGATCCTCTACGCCGGATCGTCCAACTTCTCCGGCTACAAGATCGCCCAGGCCAACGAGCAGGCCGCCCGGCGCGGTTCGCTCGGCCTGGTCAGCGAGCAGTGCATCTACAACCTCGTCGAGCGCCGCGCCGAGATGGAGGTCATCCCGGCCGCGCAGGAGTACGGCCTCGGGGTCATCCCCTGGTCCCCGCTGCACGGCGGCCTGCTGGGCGGCGTGATCAGGAAGACCGCCGAGGGCGGCCGCCGCGCCTCGGGCCGCGCGGCCGACGCCCTGGCCGACCCCGCCACCCGTGACCGGCTCCAGGCGTACGAGGACCTGCTCGACAAGCACGGCCTGGAGCCCGGCGAAGCGGCCCTGGCCTGGCTGCTGACCCGCCCCGGCGTCACGGGCCCGATCGTCGGCCCGCGCACCGCCGACCAGCTGGACAGCGCGCTGCGGGCCCTGGAGCTGGACCTCCCGGAGGAGGTGCTCACCGGCCTGGACGAGATCTTCCCGGGGCCGGGCCCCTCGCCGGAGGCGTTCGCCTGGTAG
- the thpR gene encoding RNA 2',3'-cyclic phosphodiesterase, translated as MSSRDPRRPPAQRLFAAVLPPDAAVAELRTALAPLHSLPGARDLRWTGPEGWHVTLAFYGEVPGDVRPELEVRLERAARRTEPFALRVHGAGHFGGRALWAGAAGGLGTLRLLAERAEAAARRAGLPVEEHRRFTPHLTLARSRGAADLRPFAAALAGFEGQRWEAGRLTLVQSRLPASGVPGERPRYTTVRAWPLGG; from the coding sequence ATGAGCAGCCGCGACCCCCGTCGTCCGCCCGCCCAGCGCCTCTTCGCCGCCGTCCTGCCGCCCGACGCGGCCGTCGCCGAGCTCCGTACGGCTCTCGCGCCGCTGCACTCCCTGCCGGGAGCGCGGGACCTGCGCTGGACCGGCCCCGAGGGCTGGCACGTCACCCTGGCGTTCTACGGGGAGGTGCCCGGGGACGTACGGCCGGAGCTGGAGGTACGCCTGGAGCGGGCCGCGCGCCGTACCGAGCCCTTCGCGCTCCGGGTGCACGGGGCCGGGCACTTCGGCGGGCGGGCGCTGTGGGCCGGGGCGGCGGGCGGCCTCGGCACGCTGCGGCTGCTCGCCGAGCGCGCGGAGGCCGCCGCCCGGCGGGCCGGGCTGCCGGTGGAGGAGCACCGCCGTTTCACCCCGCACCTCACGCTGGCCCGCAGCCGGGGCGCGGCGGACCTGCGGCCCTTCGCCGCGGCCCTGGCCGGGTTCGAGGGGCAGCGCTGGGAGGCCGGGCGGCTCACGCTCGTACAGAGCCGTCTGCCGGCGTCCGGGGTGCCGGGGGAGCGGCCGCGCTACACGACGGTGCGGGCCTGGCCGCTGGGCGGGTGA
- a CDS encoding DUF6411 family protein, whose protein sequence is MMVVGIVAVCAVLLVLAFLVPRLSRHPERGTQRTLGLGSRAGGKAPGVLGRLFSKPFRSSSKAVGRSGSAGRRARGHMPF, encoded by the coding sequence ATGATGGTCGTCGGAATAGTCGCGGTCTGCGCCGTTCTCCTCGTACTCGCCTTCCTCGTGCCGCGCCTCTCGCGCCACCCGGAACGCGGTACACAGCGCACGCTGGGCCTGGGCTCGCGCGCCGGAGGCAAAGCTCCCGGCGTCCTGGGCCGCCTCTTCAGCAAGCCGTTCCGCAGCAGCTCCAAGGCCGTCGGCCGCAGCGGCTCGGCCGGCCGCCGCGCCCGCGGCCACATGCCGTTCTGA